A section of the Rhodobacter sp. genome encodes:
- a CDS encoding LysR family transcriptional regulator, translating to MINLTLRQFRYFEALARHGHFGRAADACAISQPALSMQIKELEESLGIPLFERGARQVRLTSFGEEVARRVRPILQSVEELGDLARASGDRLSGRFRLGVIPTIAPYLLPRVIARLADTHADLDLHIRETVTPKLLSELHEGRLDTAIVALPVSEPGLTEVALFSEEFVLVRPAKDAELPVPSPEKLREMRLLLLEEGHCFRDQALSYCNMTMASPRELLDGSSLSTLVQMVGAGIGVTLIPEMALPVETRSAEVSIARFADPRPSRRIGMVWRNASPLAGHLDAIADAVRQAAAG from the coding sequence ATGATAAATCTGACCCTGCGCCAGTTCCGCTATTTCGAGGCCCTCGCCCGGCATGGTCATTTCGGACGCGCGGCGGATGCCTGCGCCATTTCGCAACCCGCCTTGTCGATGCAGATCAAGGAGTTGGAGGAAAGCCTGGGCATCCCCCTGTTCGAGCGTGGTGCGCGGCAGGTGCGGCTGACCAGCTTCGGCGAGGAGGTGGCGCGCCGCGTCCGCCCCATTCTGCAATCGGTCGAGGAACTGGGCGATCTCGCGCGGGCGTCGGGTGATCGGCTGAGTGGACGCTTCCGGCTGGGCGTGATTCCGACCATCGCACCCTATCTGCTTCCACGCGTCATCGCCCGGCTGGCCGACACGCACGCCGACCTGGACCTGCACATCCGCGAGACGGTGACACCCAAGCTGCTGAGCGAATTGCACGAGGGGCGTCTGGACACTGCCATCGTCGCGCTGCCCGTCTCGGAGCCCGGGCTGACCGAAGTTGCGCTCTTCTCCGAGGAGTTCGTGCTGGTGCGCCCCGCCAAGGACGCCGAACTGCCCGTTCCCAGCCCCGAAAAGCTGCGCGAGATGCGCCTCTTGCTGCTCGAGGAGGGACATTGTTTCCGCGACCAGGCGCTGTCCTATTGCAACATGACGATGGCCAGCCCGCGCGAGTTGCTGGATGGTTCGTCGCTGTCCACGCTGGTGCAGATGGTCGGGGCCGGGATCGGGGTCACGCTGATTCCGGAAATGGCGCTTCCAGTCGAGACCCGCTCGGCCGAGGTGTCGATCGCGCGCTTTGCCGATCCGCGCCCGTCGCGCCGCATCGGCATGGTCTGGCGCAATGCCAGCCCGCTGGCCGGCCATCTCGACGCCATCGCGGACGCCGTGCGTCAGGCGGCGGCAGGGTGA
- a CDS encoding alpha/beta fold hydrolase — MPRDRVQVHGKLTASADAVWAVARDFCGAWHPAMTSIRAETGPGGALVRAFTVTGEDTVYREQRTYFSDSDRVLGYTHLQGIAGAEAYDARISVTPTDGGCVVQWTATVSAPAARLGPICEGTRAVFSVGIEALGQAAAQAARPAAAPLPAPVPLTPMIFDDLPRLGVTVTPDTGGATLAIFLHGIGGARGNWDAQLAVAGRVMRCAALDLRGYGDSSLGSQQSTVDDYCADILRLRERLGADRLVLVGLSYGSWIATSFAMRHPELLAGLVLSGGCTGMSEAGPDEREAFRVSREVPMDAGQVPADFAPAVVKVLAGPDATDALRQTLFDSMAAIPAATYRDALVCFTNPLEKFDFARLTMPVLMMTGEYDRLAPPAEIRGVAGRIWDAAPRPDVRFEVVANAGHVCNVEQPAAYSRHLLDFLRRMPA; from the coding sequence ATGCCGCGCGACCGGGTTCAGGTTCACGGCAAGCTGACGGCATCCGCGGATGCCGTCTGGGCCGTCGCCCGCGATTTCTGCGGGGCGTGGCACCCGGCGATGACGTCGATCCGGGCCGAAACCGGCCCGGGCGGCGCCCTGGTGCGGGCCTTTACGGTAACCGGCGAAGACACGGTCTACCGCGAACAACGCACCTATTTCAGCGATTCCGACCGCGTTCTGGGCTATACCCATCTGCAAGGGATCGCGGGCGCGGAAGCCTATGACGCGCGGATCAGCGTCACGCCTACGGACGGCGGTTGCGTCGTGCAATGGACGGCCACGGTCAGCGCCCCGGCCGCCCGGCTGGGGCCGATCTGCGAGGGCACCAGGGCGGTCTTTTCCGTGGGGATCGAGGCCTTGGGCCAGGCCGCGGCCCAGGCGGCGCGTCCGGCGGCGGCGCCCTTGCCCGCGCCCGTGCCACTGACGCCGATGATCTTTGACGACCTGCCGCGCCTGGGCGTCACGGTGACGCCGGATACGGGCGGCGCCACGCTGGCCATCTTCCTGCACGGGATCGGTGGTGCACGCGGGAACTGGGACGCGCAGCTTGCCGTCGCGGGCCGTGTGATGCGCTGCGCCGCGCTCGATCTGCGCGGTTACGGCGACAGCTCGCTGGGCTCGCAGCAATCGACGGTCGATGACTATTGCGCCGACATCCTGCGCTTGCGCGAACGGCTCGGTGCGGACCGGCTGGTTCTGGTGGGGCTCAGCTATGGCAGCTGGATCGCCACCTCGTTTGCCATGCGCCACCCGGAACTGCTGGCCGGTCTGGTGCTGTCGGGCGGCTGCACCGGCATGTCCGAGGCCGGCCCCGACGAGCGCGAGGCCTTCCGCGTCAGCCGCGAGGTGCCGATGGACGCCGGTCAGGTGCCCGCCGATTTCGCGCCGGCCGTGGTCAAGGTTCTGGCCGGCCCCGACGCCACCGACGCCCTGCGGCAAACGCTGTTCGACTCGATGGCCGCGATCCCGGCCGCGACCTATCGCGATGCGCTGGTCTGCTTTACCAACCCGCTGGAAAAATTCGATTTCGCGCGTCTGACGATGCCCGTTCTGATGATGACGGGCGAATACGACCGCCTGGCCCCCCCGGCCGAGATCCGCGGCGTGGCGGGCCGTATCTGGGACGCGGCACCCCGCCCCGACGTGCGATTCGAGGTGGTGGCGAACGCGGGGCATGTCTGCAACGTCGAACAGCCCGCAGCCTACAGCCGGCACCTGCTGGACTTCCTGCGCAGGATGCCCGCATGA
- a CDS encoding glutamine synthetase, with product MTLDDFLADPASRFATVAMTDTNGLLRGQMVSAGALKGIARNGMGMAPAQLALDPTDQMLEMPGVTDGAMADFHDDPLIVDPDSLRHVPWAKPGHDLLVLSNYGGETAKLCPRAILKSVLARAADAGFAPKYGMELEYTLFDETAESARAKGYRNLKTATPHASHDLVLYQVVQSEWYEAIAAMAEPLRIDLTKMHEEIGGGFMEACIGANGGTDPADQLVLLKNFIRALALRQGRSVTFMPRWNEQADSQSIHLHISLKDLSGNTLFHDPAGEHGMSQTFRHFIGGLQAYLGDMTLVFQPTVNAYRRFAPGTFAPPGLTWGYENRTTCLRVVGHDSGSLRVENRMAGADANPYLITAATLAAGVAGILERLEPDPEIRGNGYAQAAPRDFARSMPEAVERLRGSALARDWLGERFVETFSATRAFQHDEFRRKVPDVELERFFDLG from the coding sequence ATGACGCTTGACGACTTTCTCGCCGATCCCGCCAGCCGCTTCGCGACGGTGGCGATGACGGATACCAACGGACTGTTGCGCGGTCAGATGGTATCGGCGGGGGCGCTGAAGGGGATCGCCCGCAACGGCATGGGCATGGCGCCGGCACAACTGGCGCTGGACCCCACGGACCAGATGCTGGAAATGCCCGGCGTCACCGACGGCGCGATGGCCGATTTCCACGACGACCCGCTGATCGTCGATCCCGACAGCCTGCGCCACGTGCCCTGGGCCAAGCCGGGCCACGACCTGCTGGTGCTGTCGAACTATGGCGGCGAGACCGCGAAACTGTGCCCGCGCGCGATCCTGAAATCGGTTCTGGCCCGCGCCGCCGACGCCGGGTTCGCGCCGAAATACGGGATGGAGCTGGAATACACCCTGTTCGACGAGACCGCCGAAAGCGCCCGCGCCAAGGGGTATCGCAACCTCAAGACCGCGACGCCGCACGCCAGCCACGACCTGGTGCTGTATCAGGTGGTGCAGAGCGAATGGTACGAGGCCATCGCGGCGATGGCCGAGCCCCTGCGCATCGACCTGACCAAGATGCACGAGGAAATCGGCGGCGGCTTCATGGAGGCCTGCATCGGCGCCAACGGTGGCACGGATCCGGCCGATCAACTGGTGCTGTTGAAGAACTTCATCCGGGCGCTGGCGCTCAGGCAGGGGCGGTCCGTGACCTTCATGCCGCGCTGGAACGAACAGGCTGACAGCCAGTCCATCCATCTGCACATCTCGCTCAAGGATCTGTCGGGCAACACGTTGTTCCACGACCCGGCGGGCGAACACGGCATGTCCCAGACGTTTCGCCACTTCATTGGCGGGCTTCAGGCCTATCTGGGCGACATGACACTGGTGTTCCAGCCGACCGTCAACGCGTATCGCCGCTTTGCGCCCGGCACCTTTGCCCCGCCCGGCCTGACCTGGGGATACGAGAACCGCACCACCTGCTTGCGCGTCGTCGGGCACGACTCGGGCTCTCTCAGGGTCGAGAACCGCATGGCGGGGGCGGATGCGAATCCCTATCTGATTACCGCCGCGACACTGGCTGCCGGGGTTGCCGGCATTCTCGAACGGCTGGAACCCGACCCCGAGATCCGGGGCAACGGCTATGCGCAGGCGGCGCCCCGCGATTTCGCCCGGTCCATGCCCGAGGCGGTCGAGCGTCTGCGCGGCTCGGCGCTGGCCCGCGACTGGCTGGGCGAGCGTTTTGTCGAGACGTTCAGCGCAACGCGGGCCTTCCAGCACGACGAATTCCGGCGCAAGGTGCCAGACGTGGAACTGGAACGCTTCTTCGATCTGGGGTGA
- a CDS encoding peptidase M29: MLQERIEGKWLAAFRRVFALNGIGRGTRIAIISETQSRPVLVHLSELAAYDLGAEFCMIQMPTPPQSAPVPVKSTGTSWAIQGNRAVIEALKRVEVIVDCTVEGLIHAPEWPEIEDAGQTRLLVITNEHPEILERTEPKAEDAVKLNIGIQMLREANEMRVTSALGTDLTVDLRGAPCGGTAGFGTTPGAVAHWPGGLCLAFPGKNSVNGRIVMGVGDMNLTFKTYLTSQIDCTIENDFVTAIKGDGIDALHFREYLEAWDDRNAYGLSHVGWGMNHGAKWVSAAMYDKRDMQAVEFRALAGSFLWSTGANQYAGRYTLGHFDLPMRNCTIALDGKVVVRDGVLQGELAL; this comes from the coding sequence ATGCTTCAAGAACGCATCGAAGGTAAATGGCTTGCCGCCTTTCGCCGCGTTTTCGCGCTGAACGGAATCGGCCGTGGCACCAGGATCGCCATCATCTCGGAAACCCAGTCGCGCCCGGTTCTGGTGCATCTGTCGGAACTGGCGGCTTACGATCTGGGCGCCGAATTCTGCATGATCCAGATGCCCACGCCGCCGCAATCGGCCCCGGTGCCGGTCAAATCGACCGGCACCTCGTGGGCGATCCAGGGCAACCGCGCGGTGATCGAGGCCCTGAAGCGGGTCGAGGTGATCGTCGATTGCACGGTCGAGGGGCTGATCCATGCCCCCGAATGGCCCGAGATCGAGGACGCCGGCCAGACCCGCCTGCTGGTCATCACCAACGAACACCCCGAGATCCTGGAACGCACCGAGCCCAAGGCTGAGGATGCGGTCAAGCTGAACATCGGCATCCAGATGCTGCGCGAGGCAAACGAGATGCGCGTCACCTCGGCGCTGGGCACCGACCTGACGGTGGACCTGCGCGGCGCGCCCTGCGGCGGCACGGCGGGCTTCGGCACGACGCCGGGCGCCGTCGCCCATTGGCCAGGCGGCCTGTGCCTGGCGTTCCCCGGCAAGAATTCGGTGAACGGCCGGATCGTGATGGGCGTGGGCGACATGAACCTGACGTTCAAGACCTATCTGACCAGCCAGATCGACTGCACGATCGAGAACGATTTCGTCACCGCCATCAAGGGCGACGGTATCGACGCGCTGCACTTTCGTGAATACCTCGAGGCCTGGGACGACCGCAACGCCTATGGCCTGTCGCATGTCGGCTGGGGGATGAACCACGGCGCGAAATGGGTCTCGGCCGCGATGTATGACAAGCGCGACATGCAGGCTGTCGAATTCCGCGCGCTGGCCGGCAGCTTTCTGTGGTCCACCGGCGCGAACCAGTATGCCGGGCGTTACACGCTGGGCCATTTCGATCTTCCGATGCGCAATTGCACCATCGCCCTGGATGGCAAGGTCGTCGTTCGCGACGGCGTGCTCCAGGGCGAACTGGCCCTCTGA
- the katG gene encoding catalase/peroxidase HPI, with protein MDGNHGGKCPVMHGGNTASGKSVTDWWPNGLNLDILHQHDTKTDPMGPGFDYREAVKTLDFAGLKADLKALLKDSQDWWPADWGHYGGLMIRLSWHAAGTYRLADGRGGAGTGNQRFAPLNSWPDNASLDKARRLLWPLKKKYGNKISWADLLVLAGTVAYEDMGLKTFGFGFGRPDIWHPETDVYWGAEKEWLAPSDNRYDDVSRPDTMENPLAAVQMGLIYVNPEGVNGQPDPMKTAAQVRETFARMAMNDEETAALTIGGHTVGKAHGNGDASKLGAEPEGADVTEQGLGWANPDQQGKASRAMTSGIEGAWTTHPTVFDMGYFDMLFGHEWELRKSPAGAWQWEPVSIRDEDKPQDASDPSKRHNPIMTDADMAMKVDPVYNAICQKFMADPAYFNDTFARAWFKLTHRDMGPRARYIGPDVPAEDLIWQDPIPAGPTGWDVAAVKAKIAAAGLSLSDMVATAWDSARTYRGSDMRGGANGARIRLAPQKDWEGNEPARLARVLAVLEPIAKAAGASLADVIVLAGSVGVEQAARAAGHAVSVPFTPGRGDASAEQTDAASFEVLEPVADGYRNWQKKDYVVSPEELLLDRTQLMGLTAAEMTVLVGGMRAMGTNHGGTAHGVFTDRAGALTTDFFVNLTDMANSWHKADGHYEIRDRRTGKVKWTATRVDLVFGSNAILRAYAELYAQDDNAAKFVNDFVAAWTKVMNADRFDLA; from the coding sequence ATGGACGGCAACCACGGCGGGAAATGCCCGGTGATGCATGGCGGGAACACCGCCAGCGGCAAGAGCGTGACGGACTGGTGGCCCAATGGGTTGAACCTGGACATCTTGCATCAACACGACACCAAGACCGACCCGATGGGGCCCGGCTTCGACTATCGCGAGGCCGTCAAGACGCTGGATTTCGCGGGGCTCAAGGCCGATCTGAAGGCGCTGTTGAAGGACAGCCAGGACTGGTGGCCGGCGGACTGGGGCCACTATGGCGGCCTGATGATCCGCCTGTCGTGGCACGCGGCCGGCACCTATCGCCTGGCCGATGGCCGGGGCGGCGCCGGCACCGGCAACCAGCGGTTCGCACCGCTCAACTCGTGGCCGGACAACGCCAGCCTCGACAAGGCCCGCCGCCTGCTGTGGCCGCTGAAAAAGAAATACGGCAACAAGATCTCGTGGGCGGACCTGTTGGTGTTGGCCGGCACCGTCGCCTACGAGGACATGGGGCTGAAGACCTTCGGCTTCGGCTTTGGCCGTCCCGACATCTGGCACCCTGAGACCGATGTCTACTGGGGCGCCGAAAAGGAATGGCTGGCCCCCTCGGACAATCGCTATGACGACGTGTCCAGGCCGGACACCATGGAAAACCCGCTGGCCGCGGTGCAGATGGGTCTGATCTACGTGAACCCGGAAGGGGTGAACGGCCAGCCCGATCCGATGAAAACCGCCGCCCAGGTGCGCGAGACCTTCGCCCGCATGGCGATGAACGACGAGGAAACCGCCGCGCTGACCATCGGCGGCCACACCGTCGGCAAGGCGCACGGCAATGGCGACGCGTCGAAGCTGGGCGCGGAACCCGAGGGGGCGGACGTGACCGAGCAGGGCCTCGGCTGGGCCAACCCCGACCAGCAGGGCAAGGCGAGCCGGGCCATGACCTCGGGGATCGAAGGGGCCTGGACCACCCATCCGACCGTGTTCGACATGGGCTATTTCGACATGCTCTTTGGCCACGAGTGGGAGCTGCGCAAATCGCCCGCCGGTGCCTGGCAGTGGGAACCCGTGTCGATCAGGGACGAGGACAAGCCGCAGGATGCCTCGGACCCGTCCAAGCGTCACAACCCGATCATGACCGACGCCGACATGGCGATGAAGGTCGATCCGGTCTACAACGCGATCTGCCAGAAATTCATGGCCGATCCCGCGTATTTCAACGACACCTTTGCCCGCGCCTGGTTCAAGCTGACGCACCGCGACATGGGGCCGAGGGCGCGCTACATCGGTCCCGATGTGCCGGCCGAGGATCTGATCTGGCAAGACCCGATCCCCGCCGGGCCGACCGGCTGGGACGTGGCAGCGGTCAAGGCAAAGATCGCGGCCGCGGGGCTCAGCCTGTCCGACATGGTGGCGACCGCCTGGGATTCGGCGCGCACCTATCGCGGGTCGGACATGCGGGGCGGCGCCAACGGTGCGCGCATCCGCCTGGCGCCGCAAAAGGACTGGGAGGGCAACGAACCCGCCCGTCTGGCCCGCGTTCTGGCTGTGCTGGAGCCGATCGCAAAGGCGGCCGGGGCCTCGCTGGCCGATGTCATCGTGCTGGCGGGTAGCGTCGGGGTGGAACAGGCGGCCAGGGCGGCCGGCCATGCCGTGAGCGTGCCCTTTACCCCGGGGCGGGGGGATGCCAGCGCGGAACAGACCGATGCGGCCTCGTTCGAGGTGCTGGAACCCGTGGCCGACGGCTATCGCAACTGGCAGAAGAAGGACTATGTGGTCAGCCCCGAGGAGCTGCTTTTGGACCGCACCCAGTTGATGGGGCTGACGGCGGCCGAGATGACGGTGCTGGTCGGCGGGATGCGGGCCATGGGCACGAACCACGGCGGCACCGCGCATGGCGTGTTCACCGACCGGGCGGGGGCGCTGACGACCGACTTCTTCGTCAACCTGACCGACATGGCCAATTCCTGGCACAAGGCGGATGGCCATTACGAGATCCGCGACCGAAGGACGGGCAAGGTCAAGTGGACGGCCACGCGGGTGGACCTGGTGTTCGGCTCGAACGCGATCCTCAGGGCCTATGCCGAGCTCTACGCCCAGGACGACAACGCGGCCAAGTTCGTCAACGATTTCGTGGCCGCCTGGACCAAGGTCATGAACGCCGACCGATTCGACCTGGCCTGA
- a CDS encoding flavin reductase family protein, with translation MDQDLRNRFLEGMSRAATFVAVATTDGPGGRCGVTISSLTSVSADGDHPSMLACIHHLSPAATAILKNRSFCANLLHEGQQDLADLFAGRGGTDQAARFDHAQWDSGPLGQPRLAGATAVFECRLATAMLWETHHIMVGRVMAVRLSEDPKALLYGQRAYRRAVHLNGD, from the coding sequence ATGGATCAGGACCTGCGCAACCGCTTTCTCGAGGGGATGAGCCGCGCCGCGACCTTTGTCGCGGTGGCGACGACCGACGGGCCGGGCGGGCGCTGCGGGGTGACAATCTCGTCGCTGACCTCGGTCTCGGCGGATGGCGATCACCCGTCGATGCTGGCGTGCATTCACCACCTGTCGCCCGCCGCCACGGCGATCTTGAAGAACCGCAGCTTCTGCGCCAACCTGCTGCACGAGGGGCAGCAGGACCTGGCCGATCTGTTCGCCGGGCGCGGCGGCACGGATCAGGCGGCCCGTTTCGATCATGCCCAGTGGGATTCCGGGCCCCTTGGCCAACCGCGTCTGGCCGGGGCGACGGCGGTGTTCGAATGCCGCCTGGCCACCGCGATGCTGTGGGAGACGCATCACATCATGGTCGGCCGGGTCATGGCCGTGCGCCTGTCCGAGGACCCCAAGGCGCTGCTTTACGGGCAGCGCGCCTATCGCCGCGCGGTGCATCTGAACGGCGACTGA
- a CDS encoding TetR/AcrR family transcriptional regulator, which translates to MNQMSRSQQNRLARRRAILGAALKVFSEAGYSGATMDAVALEAGLSKPTLYQYFKSKEALFSAMMLGKRDEMLDVFEHSPHSSMVEDLLRFAWDYADTVMRPDLLSLARLIIGEVQRFPEIGRAYQSAGPDHVLRGIMAYLDARRADGRLDFDDTELAAEDLWGLVLSAPRTRALYMPDAAPARAELARYIHHGIRVFLRAYSTRPEADLATFDALVRAQSTTGDA; encoded by the coding sequence ATGAACCAGATGTCGCGCAGTCAGCAGAACCGTCTGGCCCGGCGCCGGGCGATCCTGGGCGCGGCGCTCAAGGTGTTCTCCGAGGCGGGCTATTCGGGCGCGACCATGGATGCGGTGGCGCTCGAAGCCGGGCTGTCCAAACCCACGCTCTACCAGTATTTCAAATCGAAAGAGGCGCTCTTCTCCGCGATGATGCTGGGCAAGCGCGACGAGATGCTCGACGTGTTCGAACATTCGCCCCACTCCAGCATGGTCGAGGACCTGCTGCGCTTTGCCTGGGACTATGCCGACACGGTGATGCGTCCCGATCTGCTGTCCCTGGCCCGGCTCATCATCGGCGAGGTGCAGCGCTTCCCCGAGATCGGCCGCGCCTATCAGTCGGCGGGGCCCGACCACGTTCTGCGCGGCATCATGGCCTATCTGGACGCACGCCGGGCCGACGGGCGGCTCGATTTCGACGACACCGAACTCGCGGCCGAGGATCTCTGGGGCCTGGTGCTGTCCGCGCCCCGGACCCGTGCGCTCTACATGCCGGACGCCGCGCCCGCGCGCGCCGAACTGGCACGCTACATCCATCATGGCATCCGCGTCTTTCTGCGGGCCTATTCCACCCGGCCCGAGGCCGATCTCGCCACGTTCGACGCGCTGGTCCGCGCGCAATCAACCACAGGTGACGCATGA
- a CDS encoding acyl-CoA/acyl-ACP dehydrogenase, translating to MSDIADYYDLSRIRPQVAEVLRRVNQLGREKFAPRAKGIDDDASFPVENYKDLAAEGFLGLCIPEEFGGWGFSMWEYAMVGAEIGKYCGATALTFNMHNSSMAWSRFMFDMPNLTAEEKAAFAPLRERQFRRAMAERAIFSQPISEGGQNWTSKPNQTQCRKVEGGWRINGFKKFASLAGYCDYYTIVCTEVFEGQEPRHEDTMLFVVHKDAPGLSVKGDWDPLGMRGTNSRDLILKDVFVTEDDMLMPPGIFGKTLAHWPHMMATLSPTYMGVAQGAYDFTVQYLKGQVPGQPPIDRRMYATKRVAVSKMYARLANMRALWWQAFSEAKGFPTKGEVMRMYAAQYNIMEGVQEIAALAIRTCGGQSMLRSLPLERMYRDARCGALMLPYTSEIMEDYIGVLALYEMDELDNAPGDLDGARTSLWRGESGSIKALR from the coding sequence ATGAGCGATATTGCCGACTACTATGACCTCAGCCGCATTCGTCCGCAGGTGGCCGAGGTGCTGCGCCGCGTAAACCAGTTGGGGCGCGAGAAATTCGCCCCCCGCGCCAAGGGGATCGACGACGACGCGAGCTTTCCGGTCGAGAATTACAAGGATCTGGCGGCCGAGGGCTTCCTGGGCCTGTGCATCCCCGAGGAATTCGGCGGCTGGGGCTTTTCCATGTGGGAATACGCCATGGTCGGCGCCGAGATCGGCAAATACTGCGGGGCGACCGCGCTGACCTTCAACATGCACAACTCGTCCATGGCGTGGTCGCGCTTCATGTTCGACATGCCGAACCTGACGGCCGAGGAAAAGGCCGCCTTTGCCCCCCTGCGCGAGCGCCAGTTCCGCCGCGCCATGGCCGAACGCGCGATCTTTTCGCAGCCGATCTCCGAGGGCGGGCAGAACTGGACGTCCAAGCCCAACCAGACCCAGTGCCGCAAGGTCGAAGGCGGTTGGCGGATCAACGGTTTCAAGAAATTCGCCAGCCTCGCCGGATATTGCGACTATTATACCATCGTCTGCACCGAGGTGTTCGAAGGCCAGGAGCCGCGCCACGAGGACACGATGCTGTTCGTCGTGCACAAGGACGCGCCCGGCCTTTCGGTCAAGGGCGACTGGGACCCTCTGGGGATGCGCGGCACCAACTCGCGCGATCTGATCCTCAAGGATGTCTTCGTGACCGAGGACGACATGCTGATGCCGCCCGGCATTTTCGGCAAGACGCTGGCGCATTGGCCGCACATGATGGCCACGCTGTCGCCCACCTACATGGGGGTCGCGCAAGGCGCCTATGATTTCACGGTGCAATACCTGAAGGGGCAGGTCCCGGGCCAGCCGCCCATCGACCGGCGCATGTATGCCACCAAGCGCGTCGCGGTCAGCAAGATGTATGCCCGTCTGGCGAACATGCGGGCCCTGTGGTGGCAGGCGTTCTCCGAGGCCAAGGGCTTTCCCACCAAGGGCGAGGTCATGCGCATGTATGCCGCGCAATACAACATCATGGAGGGCGTGCAGGAAATCGCCGCGCTGGCGATCCGCACCTGCGGCGGCCAGTCCATGCTGCGCTCGCTGCCGCTGGAACGGATGTATCGCGACGCCCGCTGCGGTGCGCTGATGCTGCCCTATACCTCGGAGATCATGGAGGACTATATCGGCGTTCTGGCGCTTTACGAGATGGACGAACTGGACAATGCGCCCGGTGATCTCGACGGCGCGCGGACCTCGCTGTGGCGGGGCGAGAGCGGCTCGATCAAGGCGCTGCGCTGA
- a CDS encoding APC family permease, which translates to MTETIVTGGSPNELRRNSLGLIAVTFMVISAAAPLTGVAGAMPLAFLLGNGAGIPLTFVLMTLIMLAFAVGYVAMARYVRNAGAFYAYAARGLGGTWGGAVSFTALVAYNAMQFGLVGLLGGIAAGVFGSFGIVLPWWGWSLIAVLLVGFLGYRQVDLSAKVMIVLVALEYLVVFVVDFGILGAGGAADAGGLAVNIFDMDAFFSGSLTAAVLFCLGSFIGFEATTIYAEEARDPERTIPRATYLAVFMIGLFFVFTTWLMVAGVGAANLTDTVGGLPDPTDYFFMLADMYVGGPIPAIAGVLLVSSLFAALSAFHNYIARYTYVAGRDGLLPSAFGRTHDAHQSPHIGSVTQTIGALIVLAIFAGLGLDPIQHMFTWISQIGTLGVLGMMTVTSLAVMAYFRKTPEAQASVLARVILPLLSAVIMAALFVYIFMNFGDLTGTTGGSLGWILPSLIPVGAIIGYLAAARLRSADPAAYEMLGSNRD; encoded by the coding sequence ATGACGGAAACCATCGTAACCGGGGGCAGCCCGAACGAGTTGCGGCGCAACTCGCTGGGCCTGATCGCGGTCACCTTCATGGTGATCTCGGCGGCAGCGCCCCTGACGGGTGTTGCCGGCGCGATGCCGCTGGCGTTCCTGCTGGGGAATGGCGCAGGCATCCCGCTGACCTTTGTTCTCATGACGCTGATCATGCTGGCCTTTGCGGTCGGCTATGTGGCGATGGCGCGCTATGTGCGCAACGCCGGCGCGTTTTATGCCTATGCCGCGCGCGGGCTGGGCGGCACCTGGGGCGGGGCGGTCTCGTTCACCGCGCTGGTCGCCTACAACGCGATGCAGTTCGGTCTGGTCGGCCTGCTGGGCGGCATCGCCGCCGGCGTATTCGGCAGCTTCGGTATCGTTCTGCCGTGGTGGGGCTGGAGCCTGATCGCCGTCCTGCTGGTGGGCTTCCTGGGCTATCGCCAGGTCGATCTGTCGGCCAAGGTGATGATCGTTCTGGTGGCGCTCGAGTATCTGGTGGTCTTCGTGGTGGACTTCGGCATCCTCGGGGCCGGCGGGGCCGCCGACGCCGGCGGTCTGGCGGTCAACATCTTCGACATGGATGCCTTCTTCTCGGGCTCGTTGACCGCGGCGGTGCTGTTCTGCCTGGGGTCGTTCATCGGCTTCGAGGCGACGACGATCTATGCCGAGGAAGCGCGCGATCCCGAACGCACCATTCCGCGCGCGACCTATCTGGCGGTGTTCATGATCGGGCTGTTCTTTGTCTTTACCACCTGGCTGATGGTGGCGGGCGTCGGCGCGGCGAACCTGACGGACACGGTGGGCGGCCTGCCCGATCCGACGGACTATTTCTTCATGCTGGCCGACATGTATGTCGGCGGCCCGATTCCGGCGATCGCGGGCGTCTTGCTGGTCTCCAGCCTGTTCGCGGCACTCAGCGCGTTCCACAACTACATCGCGCGCTATACCTATGTCGCCGGTCGCGACGGGTTGCTGCCGTCGGCCTTTGGTCGCACGCATGATGCGCACCAGAGCCCGCACATCGGTTCGGTCACGCAGACGATCGGCGCGCTGATCGTTCTGGCGATCTTTGCCGGTCTGGGGCTGGACCCGATCCAGCACATGTTCACCTGGATCAGCCAGATCGGCACGCTGGGGGTGCTGGGTATGATGACCGTCACCTCGCTCGCGGTGATGGCCTATTTCCGCAAGACGCCCGAGGCCCAGGCCAGCGTGCTGGCGCGGGTGATCCTGCCGCTGCTTTCGGCGGTGATCATGGCGGCGTTGTTCGTCTACATCTTCATGAACTTCGGTGACCTGACCGGCACCACGGGCGGCAGCCTGGGCTGGATCCTGCCGTCGCTGATCCCGGTGGGCGCGATCATCGGCTACCTGGCCGCGGCGCGTCTGCGGTCCGCGGACCCGGCGGCCTACGAGATGCTGGGCAGCAACCGCGACTGA